TGAAATTGCCAAGATTTTCTGGTCTCAGGACATTCACGCCACACTAGATCATGTATGTGATGTTCAACTTCGAAGTAGTAATATGAGGGTCACTCtgaaagtttttagaaatatgaAGAGTTTTTGTACTAGACTTAATGAACATTAGACATGTTCAAAATAATCCCCTTCAGCGCTAATGCACTTTCAAAGTCAGATTGTCCATTCCTTAAAAGCACCCATCCACTCAATTTTTGCAATGGAGAAAAACTATTCACGTATCTCATCAATTATATCAcgtaagaataataatattattgcagcTTTCACTGTCTGCCAATATCTAAAAACTTTCAGAGCGCCTCTCGTAGTCTGAGCCTTGGGTGTGTACTTACATGACTACTTCATTGCAATAAAACACAGTCAGCATAACCTTGAATTTGCATTGAATTTGACATACTTCTATCCACTGGGAACACTGCACTTTGGTATCAGAGTCATACCCATACACTCATTCATTCATTGACTTTTGAGAAAAGTAAGTCATTCTGTGCGCATTCTAACATGTCTTGAGCAAATTTTGCAGCAACTCTCTGCATGGccaaatcttaaaacaaataaatggaaCCACCTGTGGTTTAACTTTGTAGCTAATTCATGGAAAGTTATATGTCAATCCTCCTTTACTAAAATACAAACTTGATCGATAACTTCATCATTGTAACATTTTTTGTGGTCTTGGCCATTTTTAAACATGTACCACTCCTTCATCCGTGTCACATTCAGAGAGTCTTACGCAAAGGTCTGTtgaattttttgacatttttaacttGGGAATCGTCAAGTTTTTAACATCCGATTCAACAATGCTGTGAGCACTTCATACAGAGTTGACGTTTAAATGCCTACAGCCGACTGACACAATTTAGAGGTCATGTGACTGGCCTGCATATGTGCACTACAGTTGATTTCATATAGTCAACCATGTAAACACACTCTAATCATTTCCttccatattaaaaatattgtgagtATTTTCAACATACCTTATGTAAGATctaaaacttaactaaaaataaataactaataaatgtcCAGTGCGAACCGTCACCCACTGCTGCGGACTTCGGTACGCAGTGCGACCTATCGGAACAGTCTGTCGAGTGTGCGCGATGTGCCGGAAACACTGAGATTATTCGCTGCATGAAAACGACCATAGAAGTTCTAGAAGCAGAAAATCAGTGCTTAAAACATCAGCAAACTTCGTGCAAGGTTTCAAGTTTTAAATCTGAAGAGAAATGggccaaagttaaaattaaaaataaaaacaagaacaGTAATAAACAATCGTTAACAATACCTATacataataaattccaaattctaTCACATGAAAAAACAAATACCACCGAATCGCCAATCCAACAAAACatctcaaaatgtaaaaacagataagaaaaaaaacaaatctcaCCATTAACAGGCAACCTTCTCTAAATCATAGCACTCATTTTACTCGTAAATCTATAATTATCAGAGGTGACAGCACACCCGTCACATCGCTGGACTGGTGAGTGACTTGACCGCCCCTGGAACCTCAGTTGATGGCGTGTGTCTGCCAGGCGCAAAGTTGCTTGACGTTATAAACTCGGACCAAACATCCCCCTCGACCCGGAACGCGCTGCGAGGTGTTGATCGCTGGCACCAATGACCTGGCAGTGGGCAAGcagcaaaatatctaccgtcacctagaGACATACATCACGTCCCGATCAAAAGACACCGAGATCGTTTCTAACCACCCTTCCACGCCGTCACGATCTGAAACCAAACCACCCTATCcacgatgagaccgtgctcgtgaatgcctacattgaagaACTGGCAATCCGACACAACATCCGTGTCATAAACTTCAATGAGACATCggccgtaggtatttcacgagacacggtcaGCATCTTTCATTGCGGGGCAAGAAACTACTGGCGAGGATGATCGTGGGCGGCCTCGTACTACTCCCGGGTTCTGCCGGTGCAAGACTTGAGACGCGTTCTCCACCACCACTCCTAGTGACTGCCCCAGCAGTGGCCGTCTCTCCCCCCATCTTGCCGACGTCTGCTGCTACTCACAAGGAATTCTGTTTTGCCCCTCGGCGGTCATCTGGTCTCCAGCTACTCACGTACGCGGAGGTGGTCAGAGTACCTTCTACACCGGGAGGTCCGGGACAGCCTGCGCCTCCACAAACACAACTGCATGATGCAAACATTTCACACCAAACTGTTTTTTTAGGGGCTCCACTTGCCAACAacagactaaattgacagacacctctccatcaaaacaaacaaccacttcaaaatttcttaatcaaaacaattcagtccgactgcttcaccaaaacgcccaatcaGCGAGAAACAAACTGGAGGAACTGCAACTCATTTGTGAGGACGAAAAAACAGATATCCTCGTTGTGACCGAAAACGGTTTCACCGACAGAAACATTgccctctgcaaaattccaaatttcactttgGGCCAACGCATTCTGTagacaactctccaaaggagggggTGTCGCCattttttatgaaggaaaaattttaagttcaaccttTTCCAGTCAAGGAAACCgtggaaaaagattttgaagcagttggagtcaaaatttacacaaaaagtcaaaattaatcgtcgttggcgtttataggtctccccaacgggaacgaagatgttttcatgtcaaaatttgaagcatTGCTGACAGAATTGACTACCCAGCAACTGAAAACTTcgttctgatgggtgattttaacatcgatgcgatgaaccaaactcatccgtcgactaaaacgctttgtcgatatgctactatgctttggcttggagttgctggtcaaaactccaacgagagtgaacgccaacaacacaatctgctatcgacaatgtaatttcaaatctcccaaatgtcgaagtgtccgtgatcaacacagcaatcgcggatcattatggccaagaggctataattacaggacaacaaatcgagagggagcccaaaattaacaaaacaaacaataagagacataaggcctagcaacattgctctcctaaacgcctctctttttaaaagaacaatggcattttctaaattcaagccaaactgtagaacagcagttccaggcattcaataattgcctaaatttccatctaaatctttgctgtcctacaaaaaacaattaaaatatgtcaaaaaaaagacaagaaatacttggatcacgaaaggaatattggtttcaaagagataaactaactaaaattctttccgaaatttatagatcagattcaaatgaaaatttcaaaatttattaccgaaactacaaaagaaatttaccgaaaaagtgatccaagccgcgaaatcatatgatgtctcaaaaaaaattctttcttttcttctaaaaaatgtttctaaaactgtttgggacattattaacaataaaaataaagctcacaaaacagatcaaaattaaaattggagataccttggtgcaggatgaagctgAGATCGCCcacgagtttaatagattttttgcgtctgttgcttgtgggcgaggtcctctaccgtcagagccccaggttactcacacgcgaagacgtagtccagtagaatcaatgatactggcacctgtacttgaggaagagttggaaaaaattattcagcagctcccggccaaaaaatcaaccgatctctaaatttattgtccatgtggattttgaaaaaatgtgccaagcatattgtgagcctctgactcaattggtaaatctgtcttttcaaacaggagttttcccctccctcctgaaaaatgctaaagtacaccccattttcaaaaaagatgacccatgctcccttaacaattatcggcctgtctctattttgccaactgtgagcaaggttttcgaaaaactattttttgacaagaatgctttgttttcttagcaaacacaaccagctctctgaagaccaatttggcttcagaacgggaaaatcgacggtagacgctgtggtgagtctggtcgaaatggttgttgaggggttagagtgtcggaatcccaccataagtgtgtgtttctcgacttatccaaagcattcgactgttgtgttgaccataatacacttctcgacaaacttgaatctcatggcattcgagtgTGCCCCTGCtatggattaaatcatttctaagtcgtagaacacagactgtccaaattacaaatcacctttcaagtccattggatttgagatatggagttccccaaggctccatcctcagtccaatcctttttctggtctatgtcaatgacatcgagtcatcacttctgtacgggaatctcgtgcaatatgctgatgacacgactctctgttttaacgaaaaatcaaaagaagttttggaacaaaaagcttttgttgaccttaacaactgcgttcaacactttcatagcctcaacctgacaacaaattccacaaaatctaattttctgaatttcgccctgcggtcaatggacgttgggtgtggaccttccgtcatgctgggagactccacattagaagaaggTATTACTCttccaaattccttggtatataccttgatcgaggtttgacatggaatgttcacattgattccagtttgttcaaaattagcatctggcgtttatgttttaagatctttagccaaatactgcccaagtcaggtgctgatggcggcgtattacggcctgatttacccacacctttcctacggagtgattttgtggggagcttgttcaaaacaatcaaattttgagagtttttcaggcttcaaaagaaagcgatcagaacaatcgccaacatgaacttcagagagtcgtgcagacctgctttcaaaaaattgcagctgttgactctgccatgtctctatatcttggaggcagtttttattctgtaagtcaaaatgtgccctgactaggggccgtgacgtgcatgaatatgaaacgagagggcagagacaactaccgttctgggcgacacagaacggtggtttatgaacacctgccctcgcaggcaggtgtccgtttcatcaacagtttgcctgattccatgaaaaacgtacaaacgcccaaggcgttaaaaaactcgtctgaagcgctttttagcatctaaagcattctatagcgtcgacgagtttttgaattatagttgggagacctccaatttagaagactgacactggcgttggcggtggagagaattggcgagtaagtggtatggatgaatgtaacgattgtatgtctgaatgtggtattgtgaacgaatgtaaaaattttagattttattcggtatgacctttgccacataattgtattattatcaacggcaataaaagacttgactttgactttgactttgataaATATATGTCTAATATAAGgtcaacaatttattaataatttaacaattttacattacttACATGAAccacattaattaaataatctgttCTGAAAGTTTCTTGATAATAATAATGTAGAATCTTGCTTATCAAATATTCAATGATATGAAACAATTACTACTCAGACATTGaagataaattaatgaaaaaactctattgtaaaatttctttttatcatCATTGCATTGGACCAAAACTTTAATTGAGAtgttacaatttttgttgtacGCAATAACATCTTGTAATACATgagtagtatattatattaattatgatatttaaactaTCGATATAAAAGTTACGCATTTCTCTAAATCttccttaaaaacattttccaaccACTGTCAAATATATGTGCTAAATCAAAGTTACTGCCACCGACTCGTATTGGATGGTGAGACagtcttttaattaataatacttcaataggtttaattttaatgaatttggaCTGTTAAATAAAAATCTGGTAATACTTTGGAGTACTACTAATCTAATAGCAACTTTAATATATTCACTTACTGAAATGTCGGACTCATTCATAAAAGAAGAACTTCTtcttgaaattcgttttcttggAGCCTCCCATGGCACTCTCTCTTCAGGAATACGAACctaaagatttttaaacaaaatttcaagtgaatttttatttgaattgtgCTTTGTAAAATTGCAATATTAATCGTAACAATCtctaatacatgttttataatttgttagtCATAACGGAAAACTTAGATACTCAATCTACAATAAAAACCTGTAAAAAGTAAACTACTTCTTAAAATGTTGTGACATTTCACCGAAAGTTAGtgaaaaatttcccaaaaatttaaaaatgaaaatatgcaatgtttcaaaagtattatcaaaatacaataaatttgtatatacaggAACTGTTTTCTTATGAACTGAGATTTGTTAACAATGGActtgtttattctattatttccAAGTTCAACAATATTATCTTCCAGAAATATCTCACCTTGTTTGGCATAAGGCTAGGATTACAGCCAAGACATCTCTCCTTTCTTGAGTGGAGGTTTTGAGAGAAGTCCAAAGTTGATAAATCTGGTTCTTTATACTCTCGCATATGATATATTCCGACCCTATGTAGAAAACTGACAAAGACAAGCTCATGAGAAACACATCAcagaacatttacaataaaatcaaatcttCTTAACCTGTCTCTTGATTATCCAATATTGTCAGAAGAAATCCAACTATTTAATTTtccggtaattctaagcaatatatgggtcaacctcgatttttctcatattacaatataatgttccaatagtcaattagaaaaggaaatgactagaatttcttgccggaatgcagttatagggagcaggcaaccgccagacggtcataatattgcttagaattacctattagtgatcaggggcactgacgtgatctgggcttcaaatttggaactactcgagttaattttttttttaaaagagcaagcagcgcgaagcgctgcgcagcgggcaggcatcgtgtgtgatccttttttttattaaaaattactgatcaattgttattacatattacaatataatgtaggtaatgtatgtaaaacaattttaaacacatgacCGTCTggcagttgcctgctccctataactgctttccggcaagaaattctagtcatttccttttctaattgactattggaacattatattgtaatatgagaaaaattgaggttgacccatatattgcttagaattaccaattTTCCTAACAACCataattgtcattttaaataGGTTTAACCACATACTTTCAGTCAGCAATCCACAAAGTTGTTTGACAGCAAtgcattttgatattttaacatcaTTGTCAACCAgtacaaatattatagttttcaGGACTGAGCATTGTCTAttcaatgaataaaacaaaaaatcacacaGATAAACGTATATgggattaaaatgtttaaagtatccTGAAATTGTGCTTCTGAATCATTCTCTACTGTAGTTATAATCACTCTAAAATCACCTGTCATTCACTATTCTCCACAGATTCATCACCAAAGACTTTCCTCATCAAATCAATAGCCTTGGATGAACTTTAGAGACTTTCTGTTAAAATGCAAATTCTTTGACCAAGACCATCTTTTCTTGATGCTGCTGTGTGTATACATACTGAGGCAGCAACATAGCACGAACTATGAGTGATGAGAATAACAGGAAGGCTTCTCTACCACAGATTATACCAGTATTGGTCACTTGCTTCAAATGTAAAATGTTGTTGGATGTACAAAATCCAGATATATCTTGTATAATagcattttatacatttaaaagtattttatgaattgtttaacagtttttttcaatttaaaccaAATCAATTCGAATTGTTCTTGTACTTGTGGAATATAAAGCCTTGTACTTTTATAATGCACTGTTTTATTAGATGTGAGGCAGTAACTGGTAATATAattgatacaaaaatatgtacCGAGTACAAAGGATCCAACAGGTAACACGTAACAAAAGACTTATCAAACAAACGCTGACTcctttttttaccttaaaatctATAGAGCTCTTACTTAGACCAAGGGGGAGGAAGATGGGTATGAAGTTtaagtctctatgacctttcttCAAGAGTTTATCACCGACAGATATATTTGGACTGACTGCCCTTTGATTACAAAATCAATAGTTATCTTTCTGGGATTAAGAGGAACCCATAGGGTCCCTAGGGTCTTTTTATTAAGAGTTATCACACTTTGCGCAGTTACACTATTTCAAGAAAGCCCTGTCGGGTcttcaataataattgttaaatgttGAAAACTGCTCACTTGGGAGGAGCCTCTACCCAATAGTTGTCCAGCCGGTTGGTCTTCATGATGCTGCTGAGGTGCTGCAGCAGGGTGAAGTTGTCCTGGTGTATACGCTCACACCGCTCTGCTTCCTTCTGCTGCTTCTTCAGCTTGCACGCCACATGTTGGCGCTGTGCTGGCGGGCGTACATCGATCGCTGGCAGAGCCGATTCTACCTGTTTCCCCACACGTAACAATCACATTAACCTTCCTCATTAACTGTCtcttatttttggaaatacattttAGAGGTATAGTACTATCTATACATGATAGAAACATGCtcattttaaaatgacaaatagattaaattataattataaatcttaatatttaagtAGAATAATCATTACTCTTTCTGATGTCAATGTTAGGATAcaaatgttatgattaaattttatttgattagttTGTTAAGGTTTTATACATCTATGCCCTAaggaaattatattgtttattaatttttgcctTAATAGAAAAACATGTCACTCCGGAAGTTTTTAACTCATGTTCATATGTaaagttttcacatttttatatcaaaCCGTTTTCAGTTGGGCCTTATTACAAAATTTcccaattttaattaatgtaattttacatgaaatattaaaaacagtccacttttttgtatttaggtaAGTTATTTTACAgggctatgaatttaacataaaatattttcctagCCCAAATTTGAGCACATCATTTTAAGTACCATATTTCCTGATTTTATTAACCTTTCcgtttgttttaactttattagtTATCCTAGTCTGAAACGATGAATAGATACTAgtcaattttaagttatttaaagtacatttaacagtgtaaatgttcaaaatattccTATTATCCTCTCAAAACATTATCAATATTAAGTTTtaggcaaaacattttaaaatgtctaaaattcGTTTATGcagtaatttttagtattttcagaGATTTTCTTGGGACACAAGAGGTCTAATCACCATCACTTGATATCAAAAACACAGCCTGTGTCCTCTCTTAGGGTATTCTTATCTATGTGTTATTAGTACAGTAACCTTGTTACAATTTCTGTAAAAATCAATAGTGTGGACTTGCTTAGGAAAGGCTAAAAGTGACAAAGAAATAGCCTTATATTTAAACAGactaaatataattgaaactCAATAGTTTCATGTAACTCAACACTATAATCAGAATAACTAACAGCATACATTTATTGCAACAATGcttctaatatataaatattctgcAATAAATCTACAAAgcagtagtttttaaa
This genomic stretch from Homalodisca vitripennis isolate AUS2020 chromosome 6, UT_GWSS_2.1, whole genome shotgun sequence harbors:
- the LOC124364886 gene encoding uncharacterized protein LOC124364886; amino-acid sequence: MLTRRENLLIRPWQERRYINHRNKVESALPAIDVRPPAQRQHVACKLKKQQKEAERCERIHQDNFTLLQHLSSIMKTNRLDNYWVEAPPNFLHRVGIYHMREYKEPDLSTLDFSQNLHSRKERCLGCNPSLMPNKVRIPEERVPWEAPRKRISRRSSSFMNESDISDIKVSTKKSSSESPGKINTTPKSGQSSADLRFPLVETHSISLKHGALQLVVNFPPQTTVKLRTGRSERLLQSEYCDCSRASDNGSVTQ